In the Chromatiaceae bacterium genome, one interval contains:
- a CDS encoding UDP-3-O-acyl-N-acetylglucosamine deacetylase, with protein sequence MIRQRTLKNVIRATGVGLHTGQKVYLTLRPAAPDTGIVFRRVDLDSPVDIPAKAENVGDTRLSTTLVKDGVRISTVEHLLSAFAGLGIDNAYVDVSAPEVPIMDGSAGPFVFLIQSAGVEEQNVAKKFIRIKSPVEVRDGDKVARFEPFKGFKVSFGIDFDHPAMSEDRRRSVIDFSSTSFVKEVSRARTFGFLRDIETLREKGLALGGSMDNAIVVDDFRVLNEDGLRYEDEFVKHKILDAIGDLYLLGHSLIGAFNGYKSGHELNNRLLKALIAQPEAWEEVTFADAEQAPISYMKPAHVS encoded by the coding sequence ATGATAAGGCAACGCACCCTTAAGAACGTGATCCGCGCCACCGGGGTCGGACTGCATACCGGGCAAAAGGTCTATCTGACACTGCGCCCGGCGGCCCCCGATACCGGCATCGTGTTCCGGCGTGTCGACCTGGATTCCCCGGTCGACATCCCGGCCAAGGCTGAAAATGTCGGTGATACGCGCCTGTCGACCACCCTGGTCAAGGACGGGGTGCGGATCTCAACCGTCGAGCATCTGCTGTCGGCGTTCGCCGGTCTGGGCATCGACAACGCCTATGTCGATGTGAGCGCCCCCGAAGTACCGATCATGGACGGCAGCGCCGGGCCCTTCGTGTTCCTGATCCAGTCGGCCGGTGTCGAAGAGCAGAACGTCGCCAAAAAGTTCATTCGTATCAAGAGCCCGGTCGAGGTACGTGACGGCGACAAGGTCGCGCGATTCGAGCCTTTCAAGGGGTTCAAGGTCAGTTTCGGCATCGACTTCGATCACCCGGCAATGAGCGAGGACCGACGTCGTTCGGTCATCGACTTCTCGTCGACGTCGTTCGTGAAAGAGGTCAGCCGAGCCCGCACCTTTGGCTTCCTGCGCGATATCGAGACCTTGCGGGAGAAAGGGCTGGCACTCGGCGGTAGCATGGACAACGCCATCGTGGTGGACGATTTCCGCGTGCTCAACGAAGATGGCCTGCGTTACGAGGACGAATTCGTCAAACACAAGATCCTCGACGCCATTGGCGACCTGTACCTGCTCGGACACAGCCTGATCGGGGCTTTCAACGGCTATAAATCCGGTCACGAGTTGAACAACCGGTTGCTCAAGGCACTGATCGCACAGCCCGAAGCGTGGGAAGAGGTGACTTTCGCCGATGCCGAGCAGGCACCCATTTCGTACATGAAGCCTGCGCACGTCTCCTGA